The Misgurnus anguillicaudatus chromosome 12, ASM2758022v2, whole genome shotgun sequence region CAGGGCGAACAGGTACAGAAGATTAAAAAATGGTTTTGGCCATTCAAGTCCATTCAACATACCCTTGAATACTTCAAAGTAGTTTATCTGAATatacaacacaatctcatggcaatttgtatttgaggtggctaatttgtatgctTTCATAGGATTTGCTTAtacccctgtgatgttgggttAAGGTGGGGGGGTAGGGAAGaggtataatttttttctaatacTCAAGATGTGATAATCGGACAATTTACTtagtacaaattcatacaaatttgccaaaacgtaaaatatgtacacatttctgtgagatcaggtgggaacatttaaaggaacagtatgtaagaaatttatatcaattaatcataaaatggccctgatatgtcactagacattaagaaatcattttcatttcaaatacttatatcactgacaacagtggtctggccaggatattgccATTgtaagtggagttgcagccctcaactgatgtttatgttgtcattttgtgtattggccaccagttgtttgattgcagtaccagttttagccacaagttttgtgattgcattACCAatttttggccacaatcctacatactgttcctttaagtcatTCTTAGTTCagacatgaaaaagaaaatcatgccacagacacaaaaaactatttagaaaaatgtgtgACTATACCActactttccgtgagatcatgttacCCATGTAACATCATGTAGTTACCCATACAGACCACTTTATTGTCCTAAATTAAATAAACTACAGTATGCTTTATGTTGTTTGTTTaagggggccatggcatgaaaatctgactttttccatgtttaagtgctatgattgggtccccagtgcttctatcaacctagaaaatgtaaaaaaaaaaagatcaacccagtaacttagttttggtaaatcattctctacaagcacatgaaaaaataggttgttgaaatttgtctctccttatgatgtcataaggagctcttattataataataccaccccttaatcaaaacacagcactgcaatttagtgcagagagagaaagagaaaataattcacagcacaattgagtttcaatttcaacaaaccaccatcattgtgatcaatgtttgcatttcagaacggcacatttttgcacacacctacaaagtggcaatttgaacatgctataataaattatttatatggtattttgagctaaaacttcacatgtgtgctctggggacaccaaagatttatttgacatcttaaaaaagtcttgtgacatggcccctttaaaaagaAGTGCAAAGTacgtaaaaaaatgtaagaccagatttagctaaaaaaaatgcatgtatTATTTAAATTCATAATTATAATATTTGCCTTTGATTTAAATAGTGCAAATATATAAACCTATCTCCTGATTATAAATGTAATTGTGAATGGCTGCAGAAATCCATGCTCATGCTCAGTCTATTCAGATTACCAGTAAGCATGCATTGGGAAACTGTAAATAGGGTTAAGCAATTCATGCTAGGGGTATTCATGAACTAATACTGTAGTCTGAAAGAGTGGTCACAACATATGCTTAGCACATTTAATTGTTGGTGACTGCAGACTCGAGAGCAATAAAAACTCTTAACTctaagttaaataaatatattttgtagaaCCATATAATGTGAAATAGTCGATCTGTGATGCTTAGATCTTCTGTTGGCCTAGTTTTTTGCTTTATGAATTACAGTCACATCTTTGGCAAGCAACATAAAATCGCAGTTAAAGTAGATGTTTTGCCCGTAAGCAAAGTTTTTGCTTTGACTGATCAGGACAGTCGCTAATGAAGGCCATGTTATGGAGATTTCATCACAGGAGCAGACATTTTACCAGTGCATAATTTGTTTGAAGAGCtctaaataaatatgaaaaattgaCAATTTCCCTGTCTCCTGCCTTCCATGTGAACGTTtatgcaacacacacacacacacacagactagTAAGGGCCTGCGTTTGCTTGTTTGTGACTCCATCATCAACATTGGACATAATTTTCCTCCAGCCCCAGAAGGAATTGTCACCAACTATTTATGGCTCAGGTAATTCTGCCAAAAACAGTGTCAATGCACTCACAAACTAAGCAACTGCCAATGAGATGAATGTGAATGGCAACTGTTATCTTATAGGCGTATATCTGTTTGGAATGTTAACATTGTATAATACATACAGTTTCACAGAAATGTAGGAATTATTCAGTTTCAATTGAACATTATGCACCAAACAGTATATGCTATTGTATAATCCATTCTAAACATAGCCCATGAGACATAATAGGTCCCTAGGGTTCAACTCATTTAGTTCAGTTTCAGGTGACGCCATTGATTGGTCACATTTGCATGTAAACTTAGCATTTTGCTAGCAACATTTTGCAATATTTATTGTTAGATTTGCTCTATTTagaatttgtttaatttttcgACTTTTCTTTAAATAGATTGCAGATAGGTTTATTATAGATTTATGTTACCATAGCATTTGAATATTGTATTACAATTCAACATCATCTGAGCAGTTATTATTCTTACAAATAtggtccataaagaaccttcaAACATCCACAGAACCATCAAAAGATTCTTTGTACCAAAATAAAGGTACCAAATTAAATCTACACAGATTCCAACATACATTAGCTACGTTCCTTCAAGAGTGCTCATGTAATATTGAAAAATgcacgtctctctctctctctctctttgaggGGAGTCGGAAGTGGGCGAGGTTTTGCACACCTCTGGGATGCTGCTGCCGGACAGCGTTTCATCACATTTGTAGCGTATGCGTCTTCAGGGAAGCTTCAGGACGAGCCGGCGTCACGGACCCGCTTTCCTCGATGGCTGAACCGGATTGTAGAAGCGAAGTGCCTCCGAAATATGAAGAGAATCTGATTGCTCGGCGATCACGTCCGGTTTAACCAAACGCCTCACTGGTACCAGTTAAACTTGCTGGTTTTGGAAAGACTATTATTTAGTTTATTATACAATGGAAAGTAATAGTACAGCACGGGTCGGatctttatttcaaactttaAGGTTTCATTTCGCCTTGATGTGCTTGTGCGTTTTATCAGCTTATTCCTATGCATGTCCGTTTTCGTGTGTGTGTCAGAACACATCTGTCACCTGCGTGAACTTTACAGAGATCCAGCTGCCCTTTAATGTGTGTGGAAGTACCCAAAACTTAAGTTTAAGGGGACACAATCTCACCATTTTAACCAATAGATCTTTTTCACCCTACGGGACGGATATGGACTTGCGCGCGCTCTCCTTGCAGCACAACAACATACAAGTGATCAAAAGTTGCGCTTTTTGTGGGCTCCCGCGACTTCGTACCTTAGACCTGAGCAACAACTATTTAATAATCGTGTCTTCCGAGGCTTTTTCCAGTTTGGGAGAATTGCGTAATCTTTACCTGAACTACACGCTGAATGTTTCGGGTGCCGCGCAACTACCCAGCGCGCTTTCGACGGACAGTTTGCGTAATCTGGAGAGACTGGACCTGGCGGGAAACCATCTCAAGACCATCCCACTTTTTGGATTTGACAACCTTAATTTAAGCACACTGGTGCTTACGAATAATAACTTCGAGACGCTGGATCAAACCAATATAACAAACCTGAACAAACAAAAGGAAATACGCGTTTACTTGTCGACGAATCCATTCAAGTGCGACTGCAAACTGCACAATTGGTTGAAGAACGACTTCCAGTGCGCAGACGCGAGCGGCGTGCACTGCGCGCACCCTGGCCATTTGAAAGATAAGGTCGTGGGGAAACTTGGAAAGGAGCAGCTAGTGTGCGGGAGCAAAGAACTGGCGGCGGTTTCTTACGTGTTTCTCGGTATTGTGTTGGCCCTCATTGGAGTTGTGTTCCTCATGGTGTTGTACCTGAACAGGAGAGGCATCAAGAGGTGGCTCAATAACATCAGAGAGGCGTGCCGGGATCAGATGGAGGTCTATCATTACAGATATGAACAGGACTCCGATCCCAGGCTCGCAAACGTAGCCGTTTAAGTGCAACTTGATGACTTCGTCTCCTTGAACTGTTTAGGAGTTTGGATTTCATTACCTTGCAGTCATAGCAAACGGCGGCTCTTTTTTCAAGGTGTCATCAGATAACAAAATGAACTCTATTTGACTGTAAATATGTGAATTAGTCTACAAATCTAACTTAAGGAATAAATAACTATACCCATTTATAGGAACAAACATGGTGTGTACCCtaaaaatgctggattgtttcaaTAAATATACGAACAAACACAATCATTGAAAGATGTCCAtatttgaaacaacccagcacatgTTTTATTAAACCCAATGGTAagatttgtccatattttaaacaccTATGGTTGAAACAGCCGTGCAAAAATACTCAAAAATGGGCATTAACATATACAGAACAGGTTGATGTTCAGCTAGTGACGGTATATTCAGCGAATGTTTAAGCGCATAGGATGAATACACATATATGCATTGCTTGAAGGATTGATTGAATATAAATGTTTATGCCCATATACAGTGCCAAGTTCAAACAATCTAAATAGATCTACAATAAGACAAAATGAGATtcatcatttttgataatgttGCAATCTATACTGTTAggaaaaggtacaaaagctgtcactggtgtGGTAACCTACTGATATTTACCATTtaggtgtttttgaagaaggcTACCATTGTCTACCTCTGAGGAAACATTACTTTTGAGGTattaatatgcaccttttagatACAAAGATGtcctttttgaaaaggtaccacccAGTGGcagtgtttgtatatttttgctGAGAGTGTATATAGGCCTTACGATGTTTGTATAGAGAAAAATGATGTGTGATTCTGACATACATAAACTCTTTGCATATTAACATCTATAGTGATTACCTTGTAATTACAATATAGAGCAGTGACATAATAATGAAAGAATGACTTGCATCCCCAATAAAGGTCGAGATGTCAATCCACCTgctctttttgtttatttggagTCGTTATCATTTACCATTCCAGTACTATTTTGATCGAACACCTTGTTTTTGCTTCTTTGTAAACCAAAAATGCTATTTGGAGGTCTATAAGGTGAAAGAACAGAGATTAATTCTTCATGATGTGAGCCATTTTTGTGACTACACAGAAATTTGTTCTCGCACatacatgcacaaaatgtcattCTGATCGCATTGACGCATTTTCTTACAGAGAACGTAATATCACTAATACGCCTCTCacaatctctctttctctttaaaTAGCCCGGTATCTTTCCACAATACTGATGATAGTTCAAGACAATTTGCTTCTAAAAAAAGAACAGATGCATGACCGAAGACAAATCTGTGACAATTATAGCCGAGCTGGAATTAATCTCATCACGACCATGACTATAACAGGGCAAGCTAATGTCCTATAAATCTTAGGTTTCACCCCTGAGCATGCTACATTTGCCAAGGTTTAATTACTAGGTTCCTTACCACTGCATGTTTGATTTTGAAGGCAAGGTCGGTCGAGCACTAGGACAACCCCTGATATGAAGCCTGTGGGGTTTGAGCAGAAATGAGTCGGTGAACTGTGTAAAATCATTTCCCTTCAGGATCATTTTCAAAGTTGGTAATATATAGATTGAAAAAGTTTGTTTAATAGTGTTTACTGCGCTCGCTATATGATTCATTATTTTCATTAACTGTATGGTCTCGAAACTATATTGCAAAATTACTGGTGCTGATGCCAAGCAAGTTTGGTTTATGTGTGCTGATGGCATCGGTTTAGATAAAAGTATATTTTCTGCATCATTCATCTATTACATCcttaaaataatagtaaactatTCTCTAATTTTCTAACTGCACAGCtgaataatttacattttaacaaaaataacttATTAAATAGCCAAAATATCAAAACGCAAACACAAGActtctttttgaaaaaaaagatgGTTCCTACTATCATCATAATAACTAACTTCTGGTAAAAAACGACACACGTTCACCAGAGATTGGTTTTCAGCGTATAgacaaacaaatgttttggtttcctaggtaatctatgtgttgttgtttttttgcttgttatataaataaactacatttaaagaaccttgttgttatttattcttagtggagtttaccggaagctacgtgcagccgctgtttatgttgttactgctgaaacggtctatagcgTACAAGACGTAGTAGCGTACCAGACGTAGTAACGTACGAGACGTAGTAGCAGAAGTACAGAGAGCAAAACAAAACACCCAGGAAATAGCAATCTAAACCATGGATTTAAAAGAATATGaggatttatttattatatttcaaTATTAAAAGGATATTGAGTTCTTTGGCCTGCGTTTTCGCTTTTATCACTATGCCACTATGTCTCGTACGCTACGTCCTACgccaggggtcttcaactactcttCTTCGAGGGCCAGatttaaaaattgtaaatatgatgcgggCCAAACTTTTATCTCTATTTTTACctgttatatatattttttatatatacaacttatgttgtttttgttactttttgcTATAGgtcatatattaaaaaacatctcaaaaaagatgcacacattcagtattttgccttttaattactgaaaactcaaattttcatttttaatatagTTGAACTAACATTGCAAATGTTAGTTCAACTATGAACATTGCAAAAAAAGTGAATAATAAAcacatgtatttttgtttagCACTATCTTTAATGCAGAgctcttaaactttttttttataactgtttaactttcataaacTATTACATTTGaagtattcacaacatatagctagtcttctcctaatgactaaaattgcccttcctgttttcttttttaatattttaaagataaataGGCTAAAACgcctttccattgtacactACATTCGGATGCGACTgtcggagttcgccccctagtggcagtcgtaataaaagttcagtttaatcgtaaatccGTGTCAACATGGAAGAGAAGCTTATTCCAGTGCAAAAGCCTTTAATCTctgaatatatttatacttgataatttacttatcagtaatcaatcgtttttaaatgatttaagtGTTACTgattaagggggcgtgcacaccaaagcttttacccCCCGCGatcggcgcatgttttcaattgtttccagtGGAAGCTTGGCGATTTTCAAATAAGCTAGCAGCTAGTGATTTTCTTCttcgctgaaaaccggcgcgcTGCGTTTTTCCTTGTTGCTCGGCGCTGAGCGGctagagttgaaagagattcaacttgggtgaaaagctcagctcgtcaatgttagttctcacacggccgtccaatcacagtggaggaggggcggggaaattatcacaacaaccaatcggctcacagctcaagtatcacagctaccaaagtgcTCGGCTGAAGAGAGCTGGCGCTCAGATGAAAAAACACCTGGGAATCGGTGTCCTCCAGGCATTTTCAGCCGCATTtgaaagttttggtgtgcacaacccctaagttaaacaaaaaaggaTTCATCATTTTTACCTTgcacacagtgttttgattggaacacaatgaaatacatcacttccggtcggCGTGTCACACGGTGTAGTCGCACaagtttattctttttttaatgcatccaaagctcaaaTTGGGTCCAATAATTACACACCCGCAGATGGTTGGCACCCCATGCAACCCTTCAGACTCATCTTCCAGTTTATCAGCCGTCATTTGTCATGTACACTGGGAAGGTCAAAGTAACCACGCTGAATTTGACTCAGACAAAGATGACCGGCAGGCCAGATGAAGATGATTGGAGGGCCGCATGATGACTAGCCCTGCCCTACGCTATATGCCAGAAGCGCACTTTCTCATGAACATGTGTCAGTCATTACCAGAAGCTATTTATTTTTAGTTGTAATCGtgttgatatttttcttacaaaatcacaccGATTGTCCTCGGAGGCCTTGATGGATGGACTTTTATAGCTTcatactgttttttttattagacattttctaatataactttGATTGTTTTGGTCTGTATACATCAAGGGTGATTAAATCATAGggtaatttttgggtgaactatccctttaagaacgTCCAGTACATTTAGGCCCTGACAAAGAAAGAGAGACACCACTTTCCCACCCGAGTTCTTCTACTTTAtctcatatacacacacacattaatcaTACACAAAACTCTCTGCATCCCAGCAGTGTTATTCCCTCTCCTCTTGTAAAGAAACAGACCTGTGTCTGAGACTCCGTTGGCCCTCTAAGTCCCTCGAGTGAAATTTTAAATGACTTTGTCCAATTCATGGCTTTCTAAATTGAGGAAACTTTCAAATATTTATGCCGACCAAAGCAAAATGGAAAAATAGCAAGGGAACGGTTTGAAATAGGCTATTTTCTCTCATAATGGCCAGGCAGTGGTCTTTTGTGTTCTTCTGGTCTTGTGCCAACTCATTTTCTAGTGCCGGGACAACCAGCCATTACGTTTCTGTATTATCTTATACACGCAAGGAACACATTAGCATAACGTCCGCCAAGCAACACCTCAGAGATATTTTCAGTAGATCCTACAAGTATGAAAGCAACTGACAACCCATGGATACGCCTATGAATTTTGATTGTGAAGATACTTCCCAAAAATGGTTAAAGGTTCTAGTTAAGACTCCTTATCCGATTTTCTTGTGGACAGGTGGTAGCTTTGGGAATTTCTATAACAAACCAGGCCTTGTTTTCCTCATTAAATTGCTGTTTTTGAAAGCAAGACTTGACAGACAATAATTAGATTAGCAATTAAGGAACAAAAGTGACTTCTGCAACTTCTAAATAAGATACATTAGACAGTTAAGTGATATTGACAACCTAAAGGCTGTTGTCAGTCTGATGTCTTACTAAAgctccaatcaaaacaaaatcCAGGTGGTGTTGGATAAGGTTGAATTCACACTGTCTTACAAGGAACATGATGAATCGAATGCAATGTTCCaattattattcagtttttatttatCATACTGTACATCACAAGTGCAACCAGTTAAAAAACAGAACAGTTTTTAATATTGCAATAATCATTATGTTGAATGAGATCATtcttaacaaataaaataatacataatTAAACATCATTATGGTGACCTCAGCGGACCTGATAAACCTTATGATCTGTCTCTCGATCGCTTATTTTAGTATTATGACACCTTGGTGAGGTTGGGGAGATAAATGATTTTGTTAGGAGGGCAAACACTGTTCTGTTTACATTTCTTCATCTCTAAGGTCATTACCTCTTGGCCTCATGAGATGAAAGCAGTGTGGGCTTAATTACAGTAAAAGACAGATTTTTGAGACATTCTATTCATTTTATTCCTGAAAACTTTGAAAGTTAAAACTTCAAAGCTGAGCAGTTAACATGAAAGAAGTGATTCATGTTTATGTTTGCTCATATAGTATTTTCATTTGAAACTGCCATCTCAGCTTGACATCTTTAAATATAACTATTATAACATAAACaggaagaaaaaacaaacaagggaAAAAGAAAAGTAGACTGAAGGAAGGGAGAAAAAGAGGGAACGGAAGGAAATGATTATGGTATTTTATAAATTTAACACCTCAATTAATCAAGATCTCTAACTGTGTTCACATATCAAAACCATCTGCAgtctttttaaatcatttgtCTTGTATCTCATGAAGCATACAGGCTGTGTCATATATCTGTAAATTTGAATTGACGTAAATCAAAAGCAACATTACCAATTACTGTCAcgagaaaaaaataaactaaaacaacactttttttgCATTCTTGAAAATGTTCAGAACCTTTTTTTATATTAAGAGTACTTTATCCTTTTTAGTACTTTAAGGTTGCATTTACTGTACACACTTAAAATGCTGTTCAACCCACAGTTAGGTTAAAATGTGACAAAACCAACCTTTGGGTTTAATTAAcccaaatgtttatatttgcacCAACAATAAGTAAAAAAGCACAATGCAaggggttgggtttgtccctttttgaccaaaTATGCCAGCATTCTTATGATTTTCTCACTTTGTATAAAGTTGTATGAAGCATTAAATTATCCCACAGGGAGATTTTGTTATTCTTACAGAAAATAAAGGTGAAAACAAACAGactaattagttacagttagtTATTAGTGAAGTAAATCAGCCATTAGTGAAGTAAAAGCACACTAATGAATGTCTTTTCTCTCAAGACTATACAGACACAAGAGATATTTTCTTTTCTAATGACACCTCTGGAGGAAAAATTAGGCAATATATTTCCCCAAAAATGGTTGGTGGAATTGCACAAAGCATTCAGAGTGTTTCCACATTCTGGAGCGGAGGAGAACGGAGGGGCGATATTCACAACCTTTCATGTATCTTCACTATGTGTTATATAGTTTAAATTCCTTTCATTGTTGAATGTTTTAAAATAGTATGTAtgctttttaagaaaatgtgacAAAGCCTTATGTCATAAGACAAGGTGTTAATAGTGAATTGTTATTTGTGTGGTTACTGTACACCTGCAGGTTTTTGAGATTTCATCCAACAAAACAAATAGCACTGCTATCAAGCTGGGTCATAAAAAGAGGGCAACAATGCAGAGTTCCCGAGACGAGCTTCCCAACAATTCCCTTATTCATCCTCCAGGCTTTTATATTGTCGGTCTTACCTCTATGGCTTACACCAACATCTATGTCATTTTTCTTTCAGTAGTTTATGTGTTTACAGTCATGTCCAATGTTTTTCTCATCACCATTATTTTCTATGACTGTCGTCTACATGTTCCGAAATTTATGGCCATTTGTAACCTGTCAGTGATTGATCTTATGCTCAGCACGTCTCTTGTGCCCGGAATGATAAAGATTTACCTTTTTCTGGACAATTTTGTACCGTTCAATTTATGCCTTGTGCAAATGTTCATCTACTATGCTATTTTAGGCCTCGAAGCCATTTCTCTATGTGTTCTGGCTTATGATCGGCTGATTGCGATCTGTTTTCCTTTGAGACAGGAGTCtttaaacacaaacaccaaaATGGCCTATATCATTTGTGGGATTTGGGTTTTTGGTATTGGTACTGGACTGTATGGTCCTATATCCATGACACAATTATCATTTTGTGGCTCTGTTATGGTCAACAGCTATTTCTGTGATTTTGCTCCTGTTTTTAGGCTCGCCTGCAACGATACGTCACAACAATGGAGTTTCGCCACCAGCAAAACTATACTCCTCGTGTTTCTCcctttcagttttatttttttgacataTACATGTATACTAATCactgtattcagaatgaaaagCATCCAGAGCAGATATAAGGCACTGGCTACGTGCACAGAACATCTTATATTAGtggcattgtttttttttccctGTGTTGGTTGTTTTCAATCTTGGATTTTTTGGATTTGTTATAAACCCCAACGTAAGGGTGGTGGTCCTGTCCATGACTTCACTTCTTACACCCTGTGTGAATCCCATTGTCTATTCTCTGAAAACTAAAGAGATTAGAAGCAGAGTTTATTCTTTGTTTACTCAAAGACGGTCTGTTGAACCactaaaaatgtaaagtttcatgagattgtttgtattgttttggGGGGCACTGTGTCATTTTGCTTTTAATGTTTCTAATGTTAGTTTCAATCATTAATTTTGCCATAAAATTTTATCTCTTTGGTAATTTGCCTTTTTTCAATATATCTATGTTGTATGCAGCTATAGTAGGTCTTCATAGTGAAttaatcatttaattatttGCTTTTGGTCATTCTTAaagtttataataaatcttttcaAACCTGGTTGCAATATAACAAGAATTTGTGTTACTTTTCTGAGAATGAGTTGCAATTAATGTGTGTACAGTAAATTTTgtttctctttgtttatatttgttcTCAACATTTGGTCAAATAATCTACTTAATGCaactaaataaagaaaacaatttaatattaagATTAACAGAGATTTGAATATTTGAGAAATACTATTTCAAAAGACCTCAATAACTATAAAGCTACTTGCTTTAATCAGTTGTAGTTGTATTTAATAATCAATACAACACCTCCATCTAGTGGACAATACTTATGCGATAGACTCTGGCTGTTTCTCAAACGGAAGGCTGCATACTTTGGAGGTCatatttgtaggctgcatacgtcacaCAGACTTGTCTTAGTTCagaatattaataattataaagtttactattagttaattttaaattgttgtaatattatGACTTACGAATGTTATGTGaaataaactgaaataaacaaagcttgatgacgtatgcagcccgcATATGCGATCTTCCGTCGGACTCtgaaaaatgtaacacatttcCGGTCCGTTGCATGAAATATGTCCGTCTGAA contains the following coding sequences:
- the LOC129446750 gene encoding LOW QUALITY PROTEIN: olfactory receptor 2V1-like (The sequence of the model RefSeq protein was modified relative to this genomic sequence to represent the inferred CDS: deleted 1 base in 1 codon) — protein: MQSSRDELPNNSLIHPPGFYIVGLTSMAYTNIYVIFLSVVYVFTVMSNVFLITIIFYDCRLHVPKFMAICNLSVIDLMLSTSLVPGMIKIYLFLDNFVPFNLCLVQMFIYYAILGLEAISLCVLAYDRLIAICFPLRQESLNTNTKMAYIICGIWVFGIGTGLYGPISMTQLSFCGSVMVNSYFCDFAPVFRLACNDTSQQWSFATSKTILLVFLPFSFIFLTYTCILITVFRMKSIQSRYKALATCTEHLILVALFFFPVLVVFNLGFFGFVINPNVRVVVLSMTSLLTPCVNPIVYSLKTKEIRSRVYSLFTQRRSVEPLKM
- the tpbgl gene encoding trophoblast glycoprotein-like, with translation MESNSTARVGSLFQTLRFHFALMCLCVLSAYSYACPFSCVCQNTSVTCVNFTEIQLPFNVCGSTQNLSLRGHNLTILTNRSFSPYGTDMDLRALSLQHNNIQVIKSCAFCGLPRLRTLDLSNNYLIIVSSEAFSSLGELRNLYLNYTLNVSGAAQLPSALSTDSLRNLERLDLAGNHLKTIPLFGFDNLNLSTLVLTNNNFETLDQTNITNLNKQKEIRVYLSTNPFKCDCKLHNWLKNDFQCADASGVHCAHPGHLKDKVVGKLGKEQLVCGSKELAAVSYVFLGIVLALIGVVFLMVLYLNRRGIKRWLNNIREACRDQMEVYHYRYEQDSDPRLANVAV